TGAACAAAACAACTGCAAAGAGTATATATTCTTTCGAAGATATGCCACTTAAGGCTAGGTTACTGTTGTGGACAATGACAGAAACCAAACTTGtattaaacaaattaaaagagCATATTAATAAGGGCAAATATCACTTTAGCTCAAGGatgaaactatttacattcgatAGTCGTAAAAgtgtataatatttttatatttttttgtataaaaaaatacaaatacacacacacacacacacacacacacacacacacatatatatatatatatatacacccacacacacatacacacatacatTTTTCGGTTATTATTTTGAAAGCAGCTATAGTATGTCATTTTCCTTATTAATAAGGGTAGATTAGACAAAGGAGACCAGTGTAATATTGAAAACCAGGAGGGAGGTTAGTATTACGAAGCAAAATCTAACAGcttatttggatggttgttacgtatcgtttcataatgtatcatttcataatgtatcgtatcgtactgcattgtattgtactgtatcttttgatgaatacaatgtttggatggaTTGTGTTGTTTTACCGTCGTTTCATGGTATCACGCACCAGTAATATGATTAATAAACTTgcaattaatattataaagaaagaTTATCATGCGGTATATAAAAAGGtaaggtaaatgataaaataaaattatttaataataatgaagggtgagattgagagaaaaatacaaggtaacgacgcgaccacatcaaatcggtcgttacataaagtggcacattacATCGTTATGTTACAacgaatttaacgatacgatacaataaaatttaagtaaaaatcaaaacaaacatgtattaaagtaacaatacgatacaatataataggtaacaaccatccaaacaagttgtaaggGAAGATCTCTGTATTTTATTTAAACCAGACACGATTTATGTAAGGCAAAAAGCAGATGATAATTATAGCTTTGATATTTGGCATACGTATTTATTCCAAAATTTGCGATGTTTCATGTGATATCGTTTCTTGATTACAGGTAAAGGACTACATAAACACGAAAAAACACTGGTAGGCATTTAGACATAACTTCAAAAGCTAATCGAAATAATGGTTGTACGTAATTCAATGTTAATTTTACTATTTTAGTGATTATTTCATCTTCAATTGGAAATaagaatttgaattttaaaaactttGTTTGAGgattattttaattgaaataatGAACAATGTTTAATCTGATTCATGTGGTGCTAATATATGAACATTAATCCACTTGTCCCCTATACCCCTCCTACTTTCATGAACATAACGTGACAAAATCTATAAGGACTGTCTTTAAAATCCAACTGGGATTATGCTCGAATATCTCTAATATAATCTAGAAGCTGCCAAATTTTCAATATTTTCTGTTTAATATGATGGAATATTTTTTTTCGAGAAAATATTATACATGAAAaagttattttctattttttgacaatcaaaaaaataatttcactAAAATAAGGAAAGTTCTCTTCACTTATAGACAagagccattttctttataattaTCAACATTTAACACCAAAagtttattattaatatttaataaatatttttgtaaCATATTAAAATTTGAAACAATTAATCGAAATATGTTCCATCCTAATTTGTGGTTTGGTGGCTGCGTAGTATAGTTGGAAGAGGGAATTGAAGTCTCCTGCATGGAATATTCTGTCATATTCCTGTGTACATAAAACCTTTTCCCATACTAACAATAAATGAATTATTATTTATACCATAAAGTGAAACTCTATATTTACCGTACGATGATCCTTGAAAATCAAGTATAGCAAAATCCAATGGCTAATATTCGAAATAAGCTGACGATAATAACTTTTCCAGAAAGAAAATAAACCAACAGACAGTAGGATTTTGAGTGGCTTTGCTTTAATTTACCACAAACTTATGTCAAATCCGCGTAATATTCCCTTAGCATCTTATTTTTTTGTACCTATTTCAaatttatccttttctttttcttccctaTATATAGAGCTGCCTCTTTTAAGGTTTTTCCTCAATTCAGTCTAAACAACAGTTTATTTTCTGAAGCCAAATAAATCCTAGAAAAACAAGAATCAGAGGTTTTCTATATTCATTCTTTTCTTGTCACTAAACCCTGAAAAAATACTCAGAAATGGCTGGAATTGTGGTGATTTTCGACTTCGACAAGACGATCATCGACGTGGATAGTGATAATTGGGTGGTGGATGAGTTAGGTGCCAATGACTTGTTCAATCAACTTCTCTCTACCATGCCCTGGAACTCTCTCATGGTTAGTTTTTGTTCCTATAATATTTTTTCCGTCAGCATATATAGCTTGAATTCTAAAAAATTATATGTAATAAAAAAATAGACCTTTTCAATCTCCCTACATAGTCTAAGGTTTTTGTCTGATTTTTTAAAGTTGTCTCTATGTGACGTTATAGGTCACGAATTTGAGTCATATAAGCCACCACTAAAGCTTTCATTAGGGTGCGGCCCTTTTCTGGACCCGCGAACGTAAGATGTTACATGCACCGTGCTGtcctttttttctcttattaGAGGCTGAATATTCTGTTTCAAATTACAGGATAGGATGATGAAGGAGCTTCATGCACAAGGCAAaactattgaagatattgaaGAGGTACTAAAACGGGTACCAATACACCCCAGGATTGTCCCAGCCATTAAATCAGCTTATGCATTAGGGTATGTATCTTTCTATTTCAGTCTTTAGTACCGTTTATtgttacttttgttttatttcctatgtttttattttaatctGCTTAATAAATAATCAGAAATTTTTGTGGGTTTAAACTAATTGAATGTTTATTAATTCAGGTGTGATTTGAGAGTAGTAAGCGATGCAAACGTGTTCTTTATAGAGACAATCTTGAAACATCTGGAAATAAGAGATTGTTTCTCAGAAATCAACACAAACCCAGGCTATGTTGATGAGGAAGGAAGACTCCAAATCCTACCTTATGTTGATTTTCAAACATCTCCTCATGGCTGCAGTCTTTGCCCTCCCAACATGTGTAAGGTAAATAATCagcaatttaaaaaaaatgtaatatGAAATTAAATTAGTTATTCTAACAGAGTTTctggaaggggagccttggagcaacggtaaagttgtctctgtgtgacctataggtcacgggttcaagtcgTGGAatcagccactaatgcttgcattatggTAGGCTGCCTACTTTACACCCTCTTGGGTGCGGCCTTTCCTCGAATCATGTGTGAACgtgggatgctttgtgcacctgACCACCCTTTATTCTAATAGAGTTTCTCTGTTATAAATGTTACAGGGTCTGATAGTAGAAAGAATACAAGCCTCCATGGCTAAGGAAGGGAAGAAAAGAATAATATACCTTGGTGATGGAATCGGcgatttctgccccagtttgaagCTCAGAGAAGGAGATTTCGTCATGCCAAGAAAAGATTTCCCAGCCTGGAATTTGATAAAAGAAAACAAGACACTAGTAAAAGCAGACGTTCACGAGTGGACTGATGGGGAAGAACTTGAGCACATTCTGCTACAACTCATTAACGCAATCACCATTGAAGAGAGCCAATTGTTATCAGTCGAATGCAAATTCCACACAATGTCAAAAGCATCTCACGGACCCTTTCCACGACCTCTTCCAGTACCTTATTAATGGCAAGATTGCCCAAGTCATTACAATGAAGATTCTGACTTtgaatttgatttttattttaggtAGTTGTGTGTGGTTTCTCTCTTGATCAACATCAAGAAAGAGATCAACTTAAAGTGTGTTACAAGTTTGTTGTAACCTGTTTTGTATCTATGGCTTTTTTTGGTTCAAAATTTTAAGAAATGGTCACTGGATTTGAACCTGTGGTTCGAGTTCTGAAGATTTTAATGTATTTCTTAGGAAAAGGAGGCTATGTAGGATGGTTCTTATCTCTTCTTTGTAAGCCAGTTCCTTTTCACAATACCATTCAATATAGATCTATATTCAGTAATGGAAACTCCAAGTTTTACCTTCACATAATTTTAAGCTTAATGGTTCAAGTAGAAGATTTTTTCCCAACTCTTCCAAGCTCCACTGTAGTTGTTTTACTCTACAAACAAGAAGGGCAAAGTTTAATAATCAATAAAACAGCTGCCTATTGTAACTGGATAGATGGTATAATACAGAATTAACATAAATATATCCAAACAGCACTTACACAGGAGGAGGCCATTTAATTTTGCATTTGTTGATTAGTGACAAAGATACTACTAGAAGTATTGCCAAGACGGAAAAAAAAAGGATAGTACCACTGGGGCTGAACACCCGGCCCCCATAGACGTCACTTTGGGTTGGCGTATAGAAGCTTCTTCTGCAACTGAATGCCCCACAAACGAATGACCAGTTTCTTGAGGGAAGAAAAGAAGTCCCAACTTTAAGagaaagagattgaggtatatcaGAATGTTTCCTGATCAAAGAGCCCCTTTTTAAAAAAGTAGAGACCAAGATCTCAAATGCATAGGATATGTAAGGCTGGATGATAAAATGTTCCTTCTTACCAATAAGCTTTCCCTAGCATTCCTATGCAGAGAAACCCAATTTTAAGAATCATATTGCCTTCACGTCAACAAA
Above is a window of Nicotiana tabacum cultivar K326 chromosome 8, ASM71507v2, whole genome shotgun sequence DNA encoding:
- the LOC107808981 gene encoding inorganic pyrophosphatase 2 isoform X1, which produces MAGIVVIFDFDKTIIDVDSDNWVVDELGANDLFNQLLSTMPWNSLMDRMMKELHAQGKTIEDIEEVLKRVPIHPRIVPAIKSAYALGCDLRVVSDANVFFIETILKHLEIRDCFSEINTNPGYVDEEGRLQILPYVDFQTSPHGCSLCPPNMCKGLIVERIQASMAKEGKKRIIYLGDGIGDFCPSLKLREGDFVMPRKDFPAWNLIKENKTLVKADVHEWTDGEELEHILLQLINAITIEESQLLSVECKFHTMSKASHGPFPRPLPVPY
- the LOC107808981 gene encoding inorganic pyrophosphatase 1 isoform X2; this encodes MMKELHAQGKTIEDIEEVLKRVPIHPRIVPAIKSAYALGCDLRVVSDANVFFIETILKHLEIRDCFSEINTNPGYVDEEGRLQILPYVDFQTSPHGCSLCPPNMCKGLIVERIQASMAKEGKKRIIYLGDGIGDFCPSLKLREGDFVMPRKDFPAWNLIKENKTLVKADVHEWTDGEELEHILLQLINAITIEESQLLSVECKFHTMSKASHGPFPRPLPVPY